Proteins co-encoded in one Quercus robur chromosome 8, dhQueRobu3.1, whole genome shotgun sequence genomic window:
- the LOC126694934 gene encoding uncharacterized protein LOC126694934: MYMPPLTHSISEESQESQPIFISTQQQPTLKNKTLFLLVDYFYNMQRIPHKSQAAQRLQVPAGRSSLNRDAMEGHRGLRKNNNYAVSSSPRPWPVCTCSNHPGAVKCTRHGYAVPHAETLKKRSARKEVLRRALTPPPRRLSLRWFNFRPTPSRLSNMSVAN, encoded by the coding sequence ATGTATATGCCACCACTCACCCACTCCATATCTGAAGAATCTCAAGAGTCTCAACCAATTTTCATCTCAACCCAGCAGCAGCCCACactcaaaaataaaactctattcTTATTAGTTGATTACTTCTACAATATGCAAAGGATTCCTCACAAATCACAAGCTGCACAAAGGCTACAAGTACCAGCTGGGAGGTCATCACTCAATAGAGACGCCATGGAAGGACATCGTGGACTACGAAAGAATAACAATTATGCCGTATCATCATCTCCTAGGCCTTGGCCGGTTTGCACTTGCTCGAACCATCCGGGGGCGGTCAAGTGTACCCGTCACGGCTATGCAGTGCCTCATGCGGAGACATTGAAGAAGCGTAGTGCAAGAAAAGAGGTATTGAGGAGAGCATTGACACCACCACCACGCAGGTTGAGCCTCCGGTGGTTTAATTTCAGGCCAACACCAAGTCGACTCTCGAACATGTCTGTGgctaattaa